CTAATTTTGGGCGTATCGACGTGGTACGAGGGTCAGTTGCAAGACGATTGGGACTCGTTCGACAGAGAGGCGCTCGATCTTAAAGGCAAAACCGTGGCGCTGTTTGGACTTGGCGATCAGGAGGGCTACGGCGGCGAATTTTGCGACGGCGTAGGGATTTTATACGAGTTGGCGTTGAAAAAAGGCGCCAATATAGTAGGCGATAAAAACTCTGTTGACGGATACAACTTTGAAAGTTCCAAAGCGGTGGTGGACGGAAAGTTTGTCGGACTTATTATCGACGAGGATAATCAAAGCGATTTGACCTCAAGCAGAGTTGAACGGTGGGTTGAGAGCATAAAATCCGCTTTCTAGCGTTTCGGGACGGTTTCGCTTAGACGCGAAGCCGCCCCTTTGGGGAGACGCGCGCTATTCGCGACAACTTCGACGGGTAACTAAGCCTACGGATACGTCTATGTCGGCTTTCA
This Helicobacteraceae bacterium DNA region includes the following protein-coding sequences:
- a CDS encoding flavodoxin; amino-acid sequence: MSVAIVFGSSGGNTEGVAKLIQKKLGKEADLIDVGKANADKINGYDKLILGVSTWYEGQLQDDWDSFDREALDLKGKTVALFGLGDQEGYGGEFCDGVGILYELALKKGANIVGDKNSVDGYNFESSKAVVDGKFVGLIIDEDNQSDLTSSRVERWVESIKSAF